One Manduca sexta isolate Smith_Timp_Sample1 chromosome 28, JHU_Msex_v1.0, whole genome shotgun sequence DNA window includes the following coding sequences:
- the LOC115445561 gene encoding uncharacterized protein LOC115445561 isoform X2 — MWRWTFVLYVSMTASAHVSRVVQLPQGPVRGYRDPGGDIFTFYGIPYAAAPTGVNKFKAPLPPPTWQETLEAIDKGIICPQADFAPIVPKEKLMQEDCLIANIFQPDTKKNNLPVFIIIHGGGFQIGYGNWLTDIFFTNPILLSTKTHLENVHDQIYLYEYSFTDKNVALIPHTNVRGAEHCAQSMAVFDGTGLNQPDELNITLEYKEIKRTMRELWSNFITTGKPVLEGSPFPSWPAVRANFTPYMSLGQTLELKSALLERRVRFWSDIYDKYYHTPVPPPKLRISYDEL; from the exons ATGTGGCGATGGACGTTTGTATTGTACGTCTCGATGACGGCTAGCGCGCATGTCTCGCGAGTGGTGCAACTGCCTCAGGGTCCCGTGCGAGGGTACAGGGATCCTGGCGGAGACATATTCACTTTCTATGGCATTCCCTACGCTGCAGCACCAACGGGAGTCAACAAATTCAAG gCTCCACTACCACCACCGACTTGGCAAGAGACTTTAGAAGCGATCGATAAAGGCATAATATGCCCACAGGCCGACTTTGCACCGATAGTACCAAAAGAGAAACTCATGCAAGAGGACTGCCTGATCGCCAATATATTTCAACCAGATACGAAGAAGAATAATCTacctgtttttattattattcatggcGGTGGCTTTCAGATAGGTTATGGTAATTGGCTGACAG atattttctttacaaaCCCTATTTTACTATCAACCAAGACGCATTTAGAGAATGTTCATGATCAGATATATCTTTACGAGTATTCTTTCACTGATAAGAATGTTGCGTTGATACCTCACACGAATGTTCGGGGTGCTGAACACTGCGCCCAATCGATGGCAGTATTTGACGGAACCGGTTTGAACCAACCAGACGAATTGAATATTACTTTAGAATATAAAGAGATCAAACGAACGATGAGAGAGTTGTGGTCCAACTTCATCACAACCGG GAAACCAGTGTTAGAAGGTTCCCCGTTCCCATCATGGCCGGCCGTGCGCGCAAACTTTACACCGTACATGTCGCTGGGACAGACGCTGGAGCTGAAGAGCGCTTTGCTAGAGCGGCGCGTGCGCTTCTGGAGTGACATCTATGACAAATACTACCATACGCCTGTGCCGCCACCTAAGCTTCGAATATCATATGATGAGCTTTAA
- the LOC115445561 gene encoding para-nitrobenzyl esterase isoform X1 gives MWRWTFVLYVSMTASAHVSRVVQLPQGPVRGYRDPGGDIFTFYGIPYAAAPTGVNKFKAPLPPPTWQETLEAIDKGIICPQADFAPIVPKEKLMQEDCLIANIFQPDTKKNNLPVFIIIHGGGFQIGYGNWLTGENLMRTKDMIVVTFNYRLGKHGFLCLGTKDIPGNAGMKDQVALLRWVKHNIAAFGGNPSDVTVGGYSSGGASTDLLVLSKSSRGLFHKAIPESGYGIGAFSVQPNPLEIAKTFAKRLNFTNTDDIYALENFYKSASLELLMMDAVVTEVDNSYFFSPCVENDVDDESFLIEDPISIIKSGSYEKVPMLVGFSNMEGLNRIDLFEKWRNGMNKNFANYLPPDLIFKDKREKEEVAKVIKQFYFNDRPISNDNILSYINYFSDIFFTNPILLSTKTHLENVHDQIYLYEYSFTDKNVALIPHTNVRGAEHCAQSMAVFDGTGLNQPDELNITLEYKEIKRTMRELWSNFITTGKPVLEGSPFPSWPAVRANFTPYMSLGQTLELKSALLERRVRFWSDIYDKYYHTPVPPPKLRISYDEL, from the exons ATGTGGCGATGGACGTTTGTATTGTACGTCTCGATGACGGCTAGCGCGCATGTCTCGCGAGTGGTGCAACTGCCTCAGGGTCCCGTGCGAGGGTACAGGGATCCTGGCGGAGACATATTCACTTTCTATGGCATTCCCTACGCTGCAGCACCAACGGGAGTCAACAAATTCAAG gCTCCACTACCACCACCGACTTGGCAAGAGACTTTAGAAGCGATCGATAAAGGCATAATATGCCCACAGGCCGACTTTGCACCGATAGTACCAAAAGAGAAACTCATGCAAGAGGACTGCCTGATCGCCAATATATTTCAACCAGATACGAAGAAGAATAATCTacctgtttttattattattcatggcGGTGGCTTTCAGATAGGTTATGGTAATTGGCTGACAGGTGAAAATTTAATGAGAACCAAAGACATGATTGTAGTCACATTTAACTATCGTCTTGGCAAACATGGATTTCTGTGTTTAGGCACAAAAGATATTCCCGGTAATGCCGGGATGAAAGACCAAGTAGCTCTTCTGCGCTGGGTGAAACATAACATAGCAGCCTTTGGAGGGAATCCCAGTGATGTTACTGTAGGTGGTTACAGTTCTGGCGGAGCCTCAACGGATCTATTAGTGCTCTCAAAAAGTAGTAGAGGACTTTTTCACAAAGCTATTCCAGAAAGTGGCTACGGTATTGGTGCCTTTTCAGTTCAGCCTAACCCTTTAGAAATTGCTAAAACATTTGCAAAACGACTAAACTTCACCAACACTGATGACATTTATGCCTtagaaaatttttataaatcagcATCATTGGAACTGCTGATGATGGATGCCGTTGTTACTGAAGTCGACAATTCATATTTCTTCTCGCCTTGTGTCGAAAATGATGTTGACGACGAATCTTTTCTTATTGAGGATCCTATCAGTATTATAAAGAGTGGAAGCTATGAGAAGGTTCCAATGCTCGTAGGTTTTTCGAACATGGAGGGATTGAACCGCATAGACTTGTTCGAAAAGTGGAGAAATGgcatgaataaaaattttgcaaattatttacCACCCGATTTAATCTTTAAAGACAAGAGGGAAAAGGAAGAAGTTGCCAaagttattaaacaattttacttcAACGATAGACCTATTAGCAACGATAACATTTTgtcttacattaattatttttcagatattttctttacaaaCCCTATTTTACTATCAACCAAGACGCATTTAGAGAATGTTCATGATCAGATATATCTTTACGAGTATTCTTTCACTGATAAGAATGTTGCGTTGATACCTCACACGAATGTTCGGGGTGCTGAACACTGCGCCCAATCGATGGCAGTATTTGACGGAACCGGTTTGAACCAACCAGACGAATTGAATATTACTTTAGAATATAAAGAGATCAAACGAACGATGAGAGAGTTGTGGTCCAACTTCATCACAACCGG GAAACCAGTGTTAGAAGGTTCCCCGTTCCCATCATGGCCGGCCGTGCGCGCAAACTTTACACCGTACATGTCGCTGGGACAGACGCTGGAGCTGAAGAGCGCTTTGCTAGAGCGGCGCGTGCGCTTCTGGAGTGACATCTATGACAAATACTACCATACGCCTGTGCCGCCACCTAAGCTTCGAATATCATATGATGAGCTTTAA